In one Watersipora subatra chromosome 6, tzWatSuba1.1, whole genome shotgun sequence genomic region, the following are encoded:
- the LOC137398806 gene encoding uncharacterized protein, which translates to MASCSSDCDSELSEQPLVKDWSRQPMVKADRRQQRFAVEKDRMEDVYVAPPVQQWCKCENCHAWSKKEMNICCTNHDMWHSIPQTGIKCVTEADEIKDLIKPGPLRVAYYNYCHYHVPKYPDAESLVPSERLKDCDIYNMVCRQRRLCAYRSLVFWTYPTGLRRGERRPLPACMYNMVQAAYPGTEDEDEYADMAHTEFEFTAVE; encoded by the exons atggcttcatgttcgagcgactgcgactcagagttatctgagcaacctTTAGTCAAAGATTGGAGCAGGCAGCCTATGGtgaaagctgacaggcgtcagcagcgttttgctgtagagaaagacagaatggag GATGTTTACGTGGCACCACCAGTTCAGCAGTGGTGCAAGTGTGAGAATTGCCATGCGTGGAgtaaaaaagaaatgaacatATGCTGCACAAATCACGACATGTGGCATTCCATTCCGCAAACTGGTATCAAATGCGTTACCGAAGCTGACGAAATAAAAGATCTAATAAAGCCAGGTCCATTGAGAGTGGCTTATTATAACTACTGCCACTACCATG TGCCCAAGTATCCAGATGCGGAGAGCCTGGTACCATCTGAAAGACTGAAAGACTGCGACATCTACAACATGGTGTGTAGGCAGAGGAGATTATGCGCGTATAGATCTCTGGTATTCTGGACATATCCAACAGGACTTAGGAGGGGAGAGCGACGACCACTACCAGCCTGCATGTATAACATGGTGCAAGCTGCATACCCTGGCACTGAAGATGAGGATGAATACGCAGATATGGCGCATACAGAATTTGAATTTACTGCAGTGGAGTGa